One region of Oryza sativa Japonica Group chromosome 10, ASM3414082v1 genomic DNA includes:
- the LOC107279077 gene encoding G-type lectin S-receptor-like serine/threonine-protein kinase At2g19130, whose product MSLLLCFLLFSLYPPRISAATDTVSPGHALTGSDRLVSNNSKFVLGFFKTESKNSSYASHNSYLCIWYSKLPMITPLWSANGENPVVDPASPELAISSDGNMVILDQVTKNIIWSTHVNTRTNHTIVVLLNNGNLVLQSSSNSSKVFWQSFDYPTDSLFAGAKIFRNKVTGQKNRLVSRKNSIDQAAGLYSVEFDINGTGHLLWNSTVVYWSTGDWNGHFFGLAPEMIGATIPNFTYVNNDREVYLSYTLTKEKITHAGIDVNGRGLAGIWLDSLQNWLINYRMPILHCDVYAICGPFSVCNDSNNPFCDCLKGFSIRSPKNWDLEDRSGGCMRNTPLNCGSTMNKKGFTDKFYCVQNIILPHNAMSVQTAGSKDQCSEVCLSNCSCTAYSYGKGGCSVWHDALYNVRQQSDGSADGNGETLYIRVAANEVQSVERKKKSGTVIGVTIAASMSALCLMIFVLVFWMRKQKWFSRGVENAQEGIGIRAFRYTDLQCATKNFSEKLGGGSFGSVFKGYLNDSIIIAVKRLDGACQGVKQFRAEVNSIGIIQHINLVKLIGFCCEDGKKLLVYEYMTNRSLDVHLFKDNDKVLEWNIRYQIAIGVAKGLAYLHDSCRDCIIHCDIKPENILLDASFVPKIADFGMAKVLGREFSHALTTVRGTIGYLAPEWISGTVVTSKVDVYSYGMVLFEIISGRRNSNQEYCRGHSAYFPMQVARQLINGGIENLVDAKLHGDVNLEEVERVCKVACWCIQDSEFDRPTMGEVVQFLEGLLELKMPPLPRLLNAITGGSHSTSLLPIDLQ is encoded by the coding sequence ATGTCTCTCCTTCTTTGCTTCCTCCTATTCTCCCTGTACCCTCCGAGAATCTCTGCCGCCACAGACACCGTGTCACCTGGCCATGCACTCACCGGAAGCGATAGGCTTGTCTCCAACAACAGCAAGTTCGTGCTCGGCTTCTTCAAGACGGAGAGTAAGAACTCCTCCTATGCCAGCCACAACTCTTACCTTTGCATATGGTACAGCAAGCTCCCTATGATAACTCCTCTGTGGTCCGCCAATGGCGAAAACCCGGTCGTGGACCCCGCTTCGCCGGAGCTGGCAATATCAAGTGATGGAAACATGGTCATCTTGGATCAGGTTACCAAGAACATCATATGGTCCACCCATGTGAACACCAGAACCAACCACACCATTGTAGTGTTGTTGAACAACGGGAATCTTGTACTGCAGAGCTCCTCAAACTCATCCAAGGTTTTCTGGCAGAGCTTTGACTACCCGACAGATAGCCTTTTCGCTGGCGCAAAGATTTTCAGGAACAAAGTGACTGGCCAGAAGAACCGTCTTGTTTCTAGGAAAAATTCGATTGACCAGGCTGCTGGTTTATACTCGGTGGAGTTTGATATCAATGGTACTGGTCATTTGTTATGGAACTCAACTGTAGTATATTGGTCCACTGGGGATTGGAATGGGCATTTCTTCGGCTTAGCGCCAGAGATGATTGGCGCAACCATACCCAATTTCACTTATGTCAACAATGACAGAGAGGTTTACCTCTCATATACCCTGACGAAGGAGAAGATTACACATGCTGGAATAGATGTCAATGGTCGAGGTTTGGCAGGTATATGGTTGGACAGCTTGCAGAATTGGTTGATCAACTACAGGATGCCCATACTTCACTGCGATGTTTACGCAATCTGTGGACCTTTCTCAGTCTGCAATGACAGTAACAATCCATTCTGTGACTGCTTGAAGGGTTTCTCTATAAGATCACCCAAGAATTGGGATCTAGAAGATCGATCAGGAGGTTGTATGAGGAATACTCCTTTAAATTGTGGCAGTACCATGAACAAGAAAGGGTTCACAGATAAGTTCTACTGTGTGCAAAACATTATATTGCCCCATAATGCCATGAGTGTGCAGACAGCTGGCAGTAAAGATCAATGCTCAGAAGTTTGCTTGAGCAATTGCTCCTGTACTGCATATTCCTATGGGAAAGGAGGATGCTCTGTTTGGCATGACGCGCTGTATAATGTAAGGCAACAATCTGATGGATCTGCTGATGGAAATGGGGAAACTCTTTACATTCGCGTTGCTGCAAATGAGGTGCAAAGTGtggaaaggaagaaaaagagcGGAACCGTCATTGGTGTCACCATTGCTGCAAGCATGAGTGCTTTGTGTTTGATGATATTTGTACTGGTGTTTTGGATGAGAAAACAGAAATGGTTTTCTCGTGGAGTGGAAAATGCTCAGGAAGGCATTGGGATCAGGGCATTTCGATATACCGATTTGCAATGCGCAACCAAAAATTTTTCAGAGAAGTTGGGGGGAGGAAGTTTTGGTTCTGTGTTTAAGGGATACCTAAATGACTCAATTATCATTGCAGTGAAAAGGCTTGACGGTGCCTGCCAAGGAGTGAAGCAATTCAGAGCTGAAGTAAATTCAATTGGGATAATCcagcatatcaatttagttAAACTGATAGGGTTTTGCTGTGAAGATGGTAAGAAGTTACTTGTGTATGAATACATGACAAACCGCTCCCTCGATGTGCATCTATTTAAGGATAATGATAAAGTTTTGGAGTGGAATATTAGGTACCAAATAGCTATTGGAGTTGCCAAAGGCCTTGCTTACTTGCACGATAGTTGTCGAGATTGCATTATACATTGTGATATCAAGCCAGAGAATATACTTCTTGATGCATCTTTTGTTCCCAAAATAGCAGATTTTGGAATGGCAAAGGTTTTGGGGAGAGAATTTAGTCATGCTCTTACTACAGTAAGAGGAACTATTGGATATCTTGCCCCTGAATGGATTAGCGGGACTGTTGTTACATCTAAAGTAGATGTTTACAGCTATGGGATGGTTTTGTTTGAAATAATATCAGGAAGGAGGAACTCAAATCAAGAATATTGTAGGGGTCATTCGGCCTATTTTCCTATGCAAGTTGCCCGCCAGCTTATCAATGGAGGGATTGAAAATTTGGTGGATGCAAAATTACATGGTGATGTGAATCTCGAGGAGGTTGAACGAGTTTGCAAAGTTGCTTGTTGGTGTATTCAAGACAGTGAGTTTGACCGCCCGACAATGGGCGAGGTGGTGCAATTCCTAGAGGGTCTACTAGAACTCAAAATGCCACCATTGCCAAGACTACTGAATGCTATCACGGGAGGTTCACATTCAACGTCACTGCTACCTATAGATTTACAATAA